The following are encoded together in the Parabacteroides chongii genome:
- a CDS encoding DUF3575 domain-containing protein, which produces MKRVLYILFIMLLLLKGNILWGQDFQQANAYVYSFPETENRLLADYADNAGELQRMAELLKQNRIALLEGTSHLLIVAHLASWQYMETEAVNQVSLRAERIRNYIKTKLKLPYECIAFYIDRSGSNRDQVHVYYLDTPVPWFANQEIYYSESHYSRSMEEAVGKYGAIPFVEQYKRMSGEKENRIVYMICDALFDKEEVSDYRLLISKKTSLSQTVKPKKQVERPFEKEVMPEEVKPETAHSTVATAGLSGTRPFNLSIKTNLLPWCTLAPSVMLGNGPVEFNKGSFMPNLELEYCFGERWSVDASFLYSYYTYGSDPDNLWGVSSLTLEPRFWLKGDDRFRWLWVGAFGQYGDFDVRGEKISSDGLYGRTGKFASGGLAIGCMVPLGAGFCTEAALQAGYRSVFGGEKYRYDKVDDKNYQESLFNATGMMIGFRLSIVYRIGVR; this is translated from the coding sequence ATGAAAAGAGTTTTGTACATATTGTTTATCATGCTCCTATTGTTGAAGGGGAATATTCTTTGGGGACAGGATTTCCAACAGGCGAATGCTTATGTCTATTCTTTTCCCGAAACGGAAAACCGTTTGCTGGCAGATTATGCGGACAATGCCGGGGAGCTTCAGCGGATGGCAGAGCTGTTGAAGCAAAACCGGATTGCCTTATTGGAGGGAACTTCCCATCTATTGATTGTGGCTCACCTGGCTTCCTGGCAATACATGGAGACAGAAGCCGTCAATCAGGTTTCGCTGCGTGCCGAACGTATCCGGAATTATATTAAAACGAAATTGAAATTACCGTATGAATGTATAGCCTTTTATATCGACCGTAGTGGTTCGAACCGCGATCAGGTACATGTCTATTATCTGGATACTCCTGTGCCGTGGTTTGCCAATCAGGAAATATATTATAGTGAAAGCCATTATTCCCGTAGCATGGAAGAGGCTGTCGGAAAATATGGGGCTATCCCGTTTGTGGAACAGTATAAACGGATGTCGGGAGAAAAGGAAAATCGTATTGTCTATATGATATGCGATGCTTTGTTTGACAAGGAAGAAGTCAGCGATTACCGGTTACTGATCTCGAAAAAGACGTCCCTTTCCCAAACGGTAAAACCGAAAAAACAGGTAGAACGTCCTTTTGAAAAGGAGGTGATGCCTGAAGAAGTGAAGCCGGAGACGGCTCACTCGACGGTTGCTACGGCAGGCCTTTCCGGTACCCGTCCTTTCAATCTTTCAATAAAGACGAACCTGCTGCCCTGGTGTACGCTGGCTCCGTCGGTGATGCTGGGGAATGGACCGGTCGAATTTAACAAGGGAAGCTTTATGCCTAATCTGGAACTGGAATATTGTTTCGGGGAACGCTGGTCGGTAGATGCCTCCTTTCTTTATTCCTATTATACGTATGGAAGTGATCCGGATAACCTCTGGGGCGTTTCGTCCCTGACGCTGGAGCCGCGTTTTTGGTTGAAAGGGGATGATCGTTTCCGCTGGCTATGGGTCGGAGCGTTCGGACAGTATGGCGATTTTGATGTACGAGGGGAGAAGATCAGCTCCGACGGTCTTTATGGCCGTACAGGTAAATTTGCTTCGGGAGGGTTGGCAATAGGGTGCATGGTTCCATTAGGAGCCGGTTTCTGTACGGAGGCGGCTTTACAGGCTGGCTACCGTTCTGTTTTTGGCGGAGAGAAATACCGGTATGACAAAGTGGATGATAAGAATTATCAGGAAAGCCTGTTCAATGCAACGGGTATGATGATCGGATTCAGGCTCAGTATAGTGTATAGGATAGGGGTTAGGTAA
- a CDS encoding DUF5119 domain-containing protein: MGNKIRDYVGGLLIGLLFTACTSLTTDKDWTRNGKVRLVLDWGTRAAHTGVFDYYFYADGNPVPLVRRGDASGYEGTIPQGRYKIVACNPDGINLDLSMNNGYDKAFAIARSGAYSKTTGGIISQPANLYGVGQEGIVAAAESKTVVLTPVSLIKEVILNIRIEGDTEVVVIGGELSGIPSEVCIPTGKPCAGSSGSVRFPAGADGENRYTASLSLFGLRSEMNADGTDLPVTLSLTVEQEDGQSFVSYTDVTDEVNEAVLHGLSARIELDMTIHPLETGSYAIEVTQWRDGTAEAEGTTGNGIAG; encoded by the coding sequence ATGGGGAACAAGATAAGGGATTATGTGGGGGGGCTGTTGATTGGGTTGCTATTCACGGCCTGTACCTCCCTGACGACCGACAAGGACTGGACGAGGAACGGCAAAGTCCGCTTAGTCCTGGACTGGGGGACACGTGCTGCTCATACAGGTGTTTTCGATTATTATTTTTATGCCGATGGCAATCCGGTTCCCCTCGTTCGTCGCGGCGATGCTTCGGGATATGAGGGAACCATCCCGCAGGGACGCTATAAGATTGTGGCATGTAATCCGGATGGCATCAATCTGGATCTATCCATGAATAACGGATATGACAAAGCCTTTGCCATAGCACGTTCGGGAGCTTACTCAAAAACAACCGGAGGCATTATCAGTCAACCTGCGAACTTGTATGGAGTCGGGCAGGAGGGTATTGTCGCTGCTGCGGAGAGTAAAACGGTAGTCCTGACACCTGTCAGCCTCATCAAAGAGGTGATACTGAATATCCGTATTGAGGGAGATACTGAAGTTGTGGTGATAGGCGGTGAGTTAAGCGGCATTCCTTCAGAGGTATGTATCCCGACGGGTAAACCTTGTGCGGGAAGTTCCGGTTCCGTCCGATTTCCAGCCGGAGCGGACGGGGAAAATCGTTATACGGCTTCCCTGTCGCTTTTCGGTCTTCGTTCGGAAATGAATGCAGACGGAACGGACCTTCCTGTTACCTTATCATTGACGGTGGAACAGGAAGACGGGCAATCGTTTGTATCGTATACGGATGTGACCGATGAGGTAAATGAAGCAGTTCTGCATGGGTTGTCTGCACGTATCGAACTGGATATGACGATCCATCCGCTGGAAACGGGTAGCTATGCGATAGAGGTAACTCAATGGCGTGACGGAACGGCGGAAGCAGAAGGTACAACCGGGAACGGTATCGCCGGATAG